agtaaaaaaaaaaacagattcagcaatagtttttaaatttaaaccaatgtatttaccTGTCCTTTACTGGTACATTCTCGATGTTAGTAACCTTATAATGACTTAGCACCCAAAGATCCTTTCCTTTTTCTTCAAAAGGCGTCTTTATTGTCACAACGCCATCTCCTTGTCTGAATGTTAGCGAATTAAATGCTTCAACATCAAAATCTTCTGATCTCAAGCGTTCGCTGATATTATCTCTGTATGatgcattctataaaaaaaaataaattatttatgctatcattaggaaaaaatattatttttattaccattttattctgcttctttttcataggttttttaACACTTGTTTTTTCTGCAGAACGTTTTGATCcaggttttgtttttgaaaaagacggtcttatatcaattgattcgctaaaatgttcattctgtgaaacataaaacatagtatattattttttactgtttttttccattatatatttttttctatgtcccAAGAATTATACCCAAAGCGTTGAGTAATGTTACGACGCACTTccaatatactatgttataatcagtcatttaatattattttaagaattataaccatagcgttgagtggtgttacgaccggcCTCCAATTTTCTAtggttataagatatttaataagtaGTTACTAACCTCTGAATCAGTTGAAGCAATTGTACGgtacgacattttattttggtagtaTTTCTGTTGAACTGAGCTTCTTGTCCTGGGATGAAATCTTGAAGACTGGTGAATATTAGAGAATACCCTCTGTCTTTTATACACAGATTTTTACCACTActtcaataattaagtatacaaatggTCATAGCCTTACATTATAGAAACCTGCTAAAACATGAACATACAGGTACAACAGCAAAATCACATTACATGACTTTAAATTGACGCTAACATAACCTATCCCAGCCAAATGTATATGACATTCACCTTTTACCATGGTCAATACCCTCCTTGAATAAATTTCTACAATAACCTTACCTTAGATGGGTGCTGAAACATGTTCATATACAACAGCAAATTAcattacatgaatttaaattattacaaacaggatttaaaataaattagaatgtatacattcattctcaaaaaccaattacattatatgaattttaattgttgctAACATAACCTGTCCAGCCAAATGTTATCACATTTACTAAATGTCAATGcttagaatgtatacattcattctcaaaaaccaattatattatatgaatctaaATTGCTGCTAATATAACCTGCTCAGTcaaatgttttcacatttacttaatgtcaatgccattataatattaaaacaggatgtaaaataagttgaaatgtttaaatccaTCACAAAAAATTCTAATGAGAGAAGAGAGGGTTATTTTCGGGTATAAAACCCAGAATTTCTTAGCTTATCGTCATCAGTTCAAGCAACAGCAGTTCCAAGAGCAGCCAGCAGCAGAACAGTCTTCTTCGCCAAAACAACAGCCAGCCAGCAGTTTACCAAACATCTTCAATAGCCAGTCAAAAGATTGTCAAAACAACTCTAACAAATAGACCAGCCATCATACTTAGAAAAAGTACCTCAATTTCTACAAGCTAtgtaagtactttttttttttattgttattatttaatttaacatcatacttcttttttttaaaaaataaaatagaataataacaatttattgttgtaatgataatacagttttataatattactatgggtaTTGAGTGTTTAgacttaaagattttttttcatagattatttaaaataaaaacattaaaatagaagTAGTTGAAAGACGGTTTCTCAACTCTCACTTTTagtcactactataatataagctgttttcttttttttgttaagttatgatcaagtaacaataatacgttataattacaccatagagtaataatactaaaatgaattaCACCACGTCTACAGTATAGAAGATAACTGATGTACCATACTATCATAGATTTACATAGATAAGATAGAACATCGGGCTTatcattcatcaataatattgataattattacctaacctcAAAAATCTTTAATAGTCAATCTCTTTCATGATAATTACTATAGATACCGTTATCTAGTAGTTGTTGCACGATACcttgtttttatcaatgttaaaatactatagctgattataaatatttgttatagataacgtgattgttgtattacacgtgtaatattatcttacgtaaaatgttttaatataaaaaattttttttattatattaaaatattcaataatgtttaatgactgtataaaatatatcctaaaacgtatattatacacatatataaatttaaattattttttctataatgttttttttattgcttttacgTTAAGATTATTCGAAAGCTGCTGTCGCACGTTGATAGTAAACACGTAGTTGCTTTCGTGACAACGTAATGTTACCGTACGAACTCTACGATAGTTACAATCGCCCTATCTACTATTaactaacatataaattatcacgtttttttctattatcgtGTGACGTAGCTTCACTagcaactaaaattttattttttatgatataaatgctatattgtctaatttttaaagtttttttatttagctttgaataatataattagttattattatatatacgtatatacgtacattcgttgttttataaataatcgctttaataattagatttatataatattttatattttatactaatgtatttagtcaaaaattacagataatgaatttttggcattcatatgatttttgtaatgaacaaattcaatattatggagaacaaattgtaaccttaacgaagatgattgatgaaaataagattaaagaaagatatgaatataaagatctcaaaaaaaaaattaaaaacctgaaattcattatttatttaagtagaacaaactctaacccaaatttttcttatataaaagatttaaacgcaaaattagttttattaagagaagaaaaaatggatatatgtaaaaaatatagtgatttatatgTTACGAATTTTCGTAAGCGAGAACACTGTTTCGGTAAAAGGTTAGATTTTATTACAACAGCAGAATCTAAGCGCGAAAGATTTAGAtcaggttaaaatttttttttaaaaatttgttatgaataattagtaataatattataagtttatatttatgtatataggtattcaatgtaattttctttttttgattaatacatacaaatttttaatataaaagttaaaaaacataaaaaatagaaatatgttggaaataaattattgtcattaatatgcattatttttttttatctggcagatagtttacaaattctatataatttttccagattttttttttaaaaaaaaaagaaaaaacatggAAGCCAAATCGTTAATTCACGAGCAAATCATTCAAATATTGGAACAGCAAAAAGAAAATGATCATGCTCAAGATGTTGacgaaaaaatgttctattccaatattaaaaatattaaaataaaaattcaaaaagcgGTGCTGAAAGAAACCAGAAAAAGACTTATTGaagaaaaacagaatttaataaacgaatttaaacatttaacatatataaattatttatgcgagaaaaatattcaaaaaggtctaaataatttatatagtaaattagataatgtcgaataatattctgtttttcaataaataattaaaatattattttttttttgttattatttattattttatcatataattattattgtgtatataagaTCTGCTggtatgataaatgttttcaaataaaactaatttaataaaaatgttaggaaaagtggtttagatttaaaaaacgtatcaattagttagtttttgaaattctatgtaattttcagaatcatgaacccagaaataaacgtaattaaaaGCAGAATTCTAGCAGCAGAACAGCAGGTGCGTGACAATAAACGCTATTATATCGAGAAACGGAAAGCATTTCgaaaagtatttgtaaaaattaatgatagtatgaagaaaaattcattttttaaaaataaattgataaatgaacataatagaTTCGAAAACTATTCAAGTGAATGTAAAGCAGATATTCAGTGTCGGTTAACAGAACTAAACAATCGGTTAAGAGAATTAGAATCtgagtaatttcttattatattaaccaattctttttttctttgtaataatttagaattaatacttttattatattttgaaaacaatattctgaattgcttgcataagatttaaaaaaaagaagttgatgttataataaatttacaatattatgattgcttttacctatgtttttttttatttaatctattttttcagtttcataatgaaaagaaaaacggttACAAAACACGAGCGAATGTCATCTTCTGATGAAGGTTTATTTGAAATCGAGAGATTtaagaaatgttcaaaaacatttttgattaagaatactttaaattttatagactacacgcttttttttaactatgttagagataaattaattttaaagttaaaagaatcatgtttacaatcatctataaaatttaatttacatgtggATAGCGTATACGAAAGAATACTCACTCAAGAAGTTCGGGACATAGCTTTCAAAACTTCTAATACACTTGCATGTAATTCATccgatttcaataaattactaaatggaatgttcaataaattattatctgaacAAGACCAGTTTTTAGCGAAAGGATCTGGGTGGTCCcttaaaattatagatgtattacAATTGAGAATTAATACAGTGAATCCTCTCAGAGGAGGAACGTATCTAGATCTACctgaatatataaaagataaaagagcaattataaatgtaaaaaataacgatgctaaatgttttaaatattcaatactatctaagtttgataatcgatcgaataaaacgtatttgaataagaaatattttaaaatgttagaaacaaaaagtggtttagattttaaatgtattgattttccaacaccaatcagtcagatgaaaaaatttgaatgtacaaacgatgtatcaattaatatttatagtttaaatgataaaaaacatatttttcctttgtatatttgtaatactgaaagaaaaaaacatttcgatctttttctgttcaataatgatgaaacatcacattactgttatataaaaaatttttcaagattcgttagaagtcagaaaactaaaaaataatgactTAATGACTCAGTTTAAAAGCGTTATCTAGCGGAACAAAAtacagcagtattattattttcattgatttatttaccACTAGATGacgctttttgtttttatcgattgtagatatatatatagttttcaaaacagaCTAATTAGGATCAGGAGATcatgtgaaataattaattcgacttaataaaaaaactgatattttattttattaaaaaataaataaataaataaataaatattatacataaaaaaaacattattttaaaatatctgatgatgttatccacgaattttgacttgaatcaaaacctaaccatttaacaaacattttattcccaactttttttacaatacgttcaatgagaaaggtgtttggaaaatcagttaatttaatttcctgttcATAAAAACCACCTAAAATTACACTGCCTGATTCATCCTTTAGTTGATAAGTAACTGGAtttgtctgtaaaacttttgaaactgtaaatatttccgttgtccaatttggtgtatatcctttagtaaatatatgtttatacttagatattcgtactttatcgttaactttaaattttggtttatacaatgtttcagaaattatatatgtgttaaatttaattctgtttgtatccattcgagcttcactaggtgtacatttgattgttctgtgttttgtgttattatagttatgtgtaatttttgatattgtattgtacCAATTCCATGTGCCTGTTGcagtaaaatgtctatatatattatttttaagagttcgAATCACACGTTCCGCgattgaacatttgataacactgtatgaactgtaatgtttaattttattttttttcattaaatcttggaattggacattgtaaaattctgtaccattatctgtctgtaaaaattttggtttagcttttttcaatatattaaacattccttttgtacattctttacctgatttatttttcagcggttccacaaatacatatttgctatatgtgtctataacaattaatatgaatttaaaaccataattttttttagaatgagattgcatatccattaaatcagcttgccagaggtcgtcaataaaccgtgttaccacactacgtctaggaaatatttttctcgctggTCGATGTAGCTCGTTAGCTATACTCTCTAAGGTtgtcattatactataatatttctctcacgcagttcttctaaaatagatataatttcattattgacaccagtattaccaacactttgtgatgatgacagaagatttaatctagttactagctcattcggatcgtcataataaactaattgtgtttgaggtaatacatctttatataaacctctgcctgtcttaggatcaggtgatgaagtaaaattaatcatatctgtAGACATGTGATCTGCAGGTGAAAAACTGCTTGctgattgattaaaatcaaatggttcaatttcttgtgttatttttctacgtttagcgttaaataacccaaaaggagtagaaggtaaagtattgttaaatgattttaagctaattcgaggagttgtattctcattaattttagctatttCTTCGTTAAACTGTTTTTCCTCCATTTTCATTCGATCATACAACGGTTTTACAACAGTCATCCATTTATGGTACCTCGAGGTTCTAGGTTTTCCATCTGCTTTTAAATGGactccagaagttttcaaaatattgtaataagattctatatcttctatagttgttttttttggttccttctcacataataaagaccatagtcctggtgtaaatttataatatttattaagcagcAATAATTTACCGTGACTAAAAGTTGCAGAgtgttttcctattttatacgaatcactatctttatcataatgcaaaccataggatttatcataacgtgttgatttaggacggttatttaaaaaattttcaaatggtgaatttaattcgttatcatcatcatcttcactagtacatgaggtttctgatttattttctagctcagttgactgtgtgttccatatttcattttgttttgtatgtgtactcaatggttcaattattggcttaaatgcttcacggaaatagttttcagaatctataacaccgcgtttcatttccattatttttcgtttaatatttttttttgatgttattaaattttccaacaagactttttctttgttcattgtaaataataaatgtaatatacctgTATCGTGTGACTACCGATAACACTATGCAGATAATTACTTTgtgacggtatatttatatatgagtataagcatataaaattatcttattttaatgaacgtatgaaaaccacatctataccttccttcattaatttcccgagttttatcgatgaccataaacccataatcactatgattccaacataaatgagaaattttgcgaaattctgagaaatccatatctgtagatgaatgatcgttgaatatatgtcgtaaatttgtatcatcttgtttcagtattattaagaagtttgcgttatctcttactagctgtttggttattttagaatatgtctgtgctaaataaaatacagagctagcacCCGAATGTCTACCCATACTAAAGTATTCTCTAATTACGGACTGTGGACCACATATCACATCGTCAAAAATGATGATGGAATTTTTCTTGgttaagtttggttttataaccttatcagcgcttgtaaatatgaaaaaattagcaccctttatatcatctattatttttttcaataaaacatatttttcctgattagaggtttttgagtataaataaatattttcaaatcttaacccgtttgcatgtgtgatcagattatacattatatttgtttttcctgaaccaCTGGGGCCAACTAGTATAGCACGTATAGTATCGGGTAATAACGAACCAtgtcttgatggtttttttactacctgaacatctacatttataacatctaatttatctttctgctcaatcaaattcatattattttcatataaatactctagattttttaaatttatagccaGTTATAGATGGCGTGTTCAACTCGCAAGTGTAAGTCAGACAAGACTGGAAAAGGATTAGTAAACTCTCTTATAAATAGTCTCCCGTTCGAAGCCCATGTTTCAGGCTATCAGTATTGCGGCcctggtacaaaattaaaaaagagactagatcgtggtgataaaggaataaacccattggatgctgcttgtcgtgatcacgatattgtgtatgcaacgagtaaaaatttagacgatagACATAAAGCTGATAAAGTGCTAGAAAACCGTGCTTGGGAGAGATTTAAAGCAAAAGATAcacctagaaaagagaaattagttgcgtacgcagtaacaaacgcaatgaaagctaaaagaaaaataggtatgggttgcaaacggaaacgtgctataaaaacaaattgtatactagcagcgaaaaaaaaaagaatctcaaaGAAAAAGAATGGTGGTAAAAGGCTGATTTTAGCACCGAGGCAGTCAGGAGGTGTAAttcccttaatacctatatttgcaggattgtcggcacttggtagtttgatgtctggaggtgctagtgtgtataatgctgttcaaaattcaaaaagaaaaaaaggcagtggtttgaaatcaaacaaaaataggttaagaaaaaaaaactgatgatcacgctacctaacagaccgctttcgtctcaagatattataaaatatgtcggaaagttgaaaatcaatcatttccgtggagtcttttcacgtgataacttacctaaaaaaccacatacgattgaatgtggtgtattaaacttggatatatcttcaggcgacggaagtcattgggtagcgttttataaaaataaggacaaagttgtttatttcgatagctttggtgatttaccaccaccaattgaattacaacattattttcatgagtttaaaatagtatacaactattctaactatcaagatttcaatacatttaactgcggtcatttatgtcttgaatttttacaatgtatgaatctgttacattaagtttgactggaaatacaactatattatcaacgaattattTTCCGTCCCTAAATGTTTACGAggattcagaaatagctttgttatctttgcaaacgtgcaattcatttccaaatattataaatccaactaataaccggctgagaataaaatcaattcctccagatagaatagcaaaaattcaattttttgtaccaGTCGAATGCCGTGACATagaagatattaacaaatatatggtaGAAGAGTTATCTCAAGTTAATAAAGTCTACGGAACAAAGCTGACATTCAGTGTACGTATTGATCCTGTCGATTTTagaacgtatataaaatgtaatggaatactaaactttgagcatccgtatagtatagcacctgtttTTGGGTATAGAAAGAAAGTTTGTGGACCGTTTCATGAAGAACATCGATCGGATAAAGctgcaaatttaaacacaattaattctataaaagtaatgtgtaatatagcacatgggtcattcaacaaccaacttcaaagccattcgatatatgagtttttcccaagtgggagaagaggaacaaaggttgttcaatctccggtaaaccttatatattacagattaaacaaaacagatattaattcaattactgttcagttagttgaccaaaacaataatccaattgacaattttaacgaaacgttaacagttgttctgcatattaaacgtcacggatctcatcattaaatttatatcttagattttgtaatgtatgagtcagttactttaagtttaactgggaatgctaccatattatctgtaaattattttccacctataaacctttacgaggactcagaaatagctttgttatgtttacagtcatttaattcgtttccaaatattaatgataataataataaattttctatacaagtagctgagaatgaaaacaataatgatcctatgatatgttttattacattggaagagggttgttatgaaattgaagatattaagcaacgagttaagaagcaaatagatgactataatagtaaaaacttaaccaatttaacattcgacattacagttgatcctaacgatttcagatcgtatataaaatgtaatgggatactacactttgagcatccgtatagtatagcacctgtattcggttttgaaaaacgagtatataagccacacaatgaaattcttcgatcggaaaaagctgtaaatttaaacacaattaattctataaaagtaatgtgtaatatagctcaaggatcattcaacaaccatcttcagagtcattcgatttatgagtttttcccaagtgaAAGGACAGGGTTGAAAGTAATTCAGTCaccaccaaatttaatatattacaaattgaataaaacaaatattgattcgataaccgttcagttagttgatcaagatcataatccgattgataattttgctgaggcattgacaattgtgttacatattaaacgttacggATCTTGAGAtgggtttaaaattcaatataaacccactacttcggatcagtacaactagtcataagactaaagtgctaccagcaacatcaaatcaaataaaaaaattgacggtgaagaataaaaaaattttacaagctttgggttatcaattaaagcagaatgcctgaaagtgatattttggatataacttcacagtacgaaacggattctaaaattacaaaaattgaatatcattcatacgcaccgtatacaacatcatttaataataatgatgaaatacgtatatcgatccagcaaacggatgtctatccatatctacacgaaagctttatttttttggaaggaatAATTACTGATGCTACCAAAGTGAAACTAACTAATAACAGTTACTCATACCTTTTTGAGCAAATACGGttggaaatcaatgggatagaagtagatagcacgcgtgttcttggaatcactagctcgttgaaaggttacttatccggtacgccagacaactacaattgctatgaaaatgctggctggaattttaaaaacgcaacgcaatcagaaaatgataaaggtgaatttagtgcttgcattccattgaaatattggttaggtttgtttgaagattataaaagaatattagtgaattctagattggaattaatattaactcgaagtcatagcgatttaaatgctttaagtttaaaaactggtgtaactgcttctgaaggtaaagtcgttttaaataaaatagcctgGATGGTTCCACATATAACTGTTGACGATGAagaaaggttaaaattattgaaacttatagaaaaagaaaaaagtttgtttattccttttagatcttttgagacttttgaatatcctgaactcggaaccgctaaaaaagttgtatggaatttgaaaactgcttcaaaattagaaaaaccacgatttatcataattggattgcaaaaaggacgcaaaaatatgttatcgaaagattgtagtatatttgaccattgtaatttaacaaacgttaaagtatttctgaactcgatagcttatccatacaataatttgaatttagattttactaaaaataatttcactttattatataatatgtatacatcgtttcaagaatcgtactatgaaaaaagtattcgtaacccgatattgagtccttctacttttCTGACAAACGCTCCAATTATAGTCATCGATACTTCGAAACAGAACGATTCAGCTACTGCCTCGGCAGTGGATGTTCTATTGGAAATTGAAGCTTCAGAATCGCTTGCAGGTGTAACTgcttactgtttattaattcatgatcgtattgtagaatatgtaccttttactagagaagtaaggaaacttgtgtaaatataattaagaattaatttttaacaataaaaactattatttaataatttgtgttctttacttgaaataattattttagttttaagatttGCTAAAAAATTTGCTACACGAAGACAAAATTTGGTAGAAAATCTCTGTTttgtgttacacggtaaatctgagtgctccaagggggacattcccccttgaaaaaaaatttttaccgtggaaaagctggctgtgaacatacaaatatatactactgacatgcttttaatttcaattaactGCTCATATTCGAGCATGGATAACATtgcaggtttttttttattcacaaaagGATTTTGTATCCAATCAACGTCATTATTAGTAGCAGGAAAATACTGAGACAATGATTTTTCGAGGTTTTCCAAATGTtcgataacaatttttttaatattagttgttAGCTGCGATTCGTTTTCCTTTAAAAAATCCATCAAGAGAGGAAAACAACTAACGCGATTGCCAGTAAATTGTGcgataacttataaaaataacttatgtgCACGCGTTCGCGTTCGATAATGAGTT
This genomic window from Metopolophium dirhodum isolate CAU chromosome 1, ASM1992520v1, whole genome shotgun sequence contains:
- the LOC132937257 gene encoding uncharacterized protein LOC132937257; its protein translation is MSYRTIASTDSENEHFSESIDIRPSFSKTKPGSKRSAEKTSVKKPMKKKQNKMNASYRDNISERLRSEDFDVEAFNSLTFRQGDGVVTIKTPFEEKGKDLWVLSHYKVTNIENVPVKDRWKFSEATVRLYTTDESKDQTLHTGLNETMQIIFDKLLTDPKRQTIKSKTVV
- the LOC132937402 gene encoding uncharacterized protein LOC132937402, which translates into the protein MYESVTLSLTGNTTILSTNYFPSLNVYEDSEIALLSLQTCNSFPNIINPTNNRLRIKSIPPDRIAKIQFFVPVECRDIEDINKYMVEELSQVNKVYGTKLTFSVRIDPVDFRTYIKCNGILNFEHPYSIAPVFGYRKKVCGPFHEEHRSDKAANLNTINSIKVMCNIAHGSFNNQLQSHSIYEFFPSGRRGTKVVQSPVNLIYYRLNKTDINSITVQLVDQNNNPIDNFNETLTVVLHIKRHGSHH